A stretch of Oncorhynchus mykiss isolate Arlee chromosome 26, USDA_OmykA_1.1, whole genome shotgun sequence DNA encodes these proteins:
- the LOC110526772 gene encoding RNA-binding protein with multiple splicing 2, with translation MSITSLKSDSETNNVSIEEEVRTLFVSGLPVDIKPRELYLLFRPFKGYEGSLIKLTSKQPVGFVTFDNRTGAEAAKNALNGIRFDPECPQTLRLEFAKANTKMAKSKLMGTPNPTNIHPALGAHFIARDPYDLTGAALIPASPDTWTPYPLYTTELTPGLPHGAFAYPAAAAAAAALHAQMRWYPTPSETNQPGWKSRQFC, from the exons ATGTCTATCACAAGTCTGAAGTCTGATTCCGAGACGAATAACGTTTCCATAGAAGAGGAG GTACGAACACTTTTTGTTAGTGGCCTGCCGGTGGATATCAAACCTCGTGAACTGTACCTGCTGTTCAGACCATTTAAG GGTTATGAGGGTTCACTGATTAAGTTGACATCAAAACAG ccAGTTGGGTTTGTCACCTTTGACAATCGGACTGGAGCCGAAGCTGCCAAAAACGCACTAAAC ggCATCCGTTTTGACCCCGAGTGCCCCCAGACCCTGCGCTTAGAGTTTGCTAAAGCCAACACGAAGATGGCAAAGAGTAAGCTGATGGGCACACCGAATCCCACTAATATCCACCCTGCTCTAGGAGCTCACTTCATTGCACGGGACCCAT ATGACTTGACGGGGGCGGCATTGATTCCAGCGTCCCCGGACACGTGGACCCCGTACCCCCTGTACACCACGGAGCTGACCCCCGGGCTCCCTCACGGCGCCTTCGCCTATCCTGCagcggctgctgctgctgcagcccTCCACGCCCAG ATGCGCTGGTACCCTACTCCATCTGAAACTAACCAGCCAGGATGGAAGTCCCGGCAGTTCTGTTAA